The Gemmobacter aquarius genome contains the following window.
GATCCTGTTCATCATCTTCGACCTCGAAGTCGCCTTCCTGTTTCCCTGGGCCGTGGCGTTCGGCGATCTGTCGATGACGGGGTTCTGGTCGATGATGGTGTTTCTGGCCGTGCTGACCATCGGCTTTGCCTATGAATGGAAAAAAGGAGCGCTGGAATGGGAGTGAGTACTTCCGTCAACACTGCGGGAGGCGACCCCGAGGTCGCCACGCAGGCGCTGAACCGCGAGTTGCAGGACAAGGGTTTCATCCTGACCTCGACCGAGGATATCATCAACTGGGCGCGCATCGGGTCGTTGCACTGGATGACATTCGGTCTGGCCTGTTGTGCCGTCGAGATGATGCACACCAGCATGCCGCGCTATGACCTTGAACGCTTTGGCGTGGCGCCGCGCGCATCGCCGCGCCAATCGGACCTGATGATCGTGGCAGGGACGCTGACGAACAAGATGGCCCCGGCGCTGCGCAAGGTTTACGACCAGATGCCGGAACCGCGCTATGTGATCAGCATGGGGTCCTGCGCCAATGGCGGCGGCTATTACCACTACAGCTATTCGGTGGTGCGGGGCTGCGACCGGATCGTTCCGGTGGATATCTACGTGCCCGGCTGCCCGCCGACAGCCGAGGCGCTGCTTTACGGCATCTTGCAGTTGCAGCGGAAAATCCGCCGCACCGGCACCATCACCCGCTGAGGAAAGAACATGTCCGAAGCCTTGCAAGAACTCGCCGCGCATCTGACGCAGAAGCACCCCGATGCGGTGCTGGCAAGCGTCGTGGCCTTTGGCGAATTGACGGTCGACGTGCTGCCTTCGCGGCTTGTCGCCTTTGTCGAATTCCTTCGCAGCGACAGCGCGTGCCGGTTTTCGTCTTTGGTCGATATCACGGCGGTGGATTACCCCGAGCGCGAGAAGCGGTTCGATGTGGTTTACCATTTCCTGTCGATGTACCAGAACCACCGCATCCGTCTGCGGCTGGCCATCGGCGAGGCTGATATGGTGCCGTCGCTGATCGAGGTGCATCCCAGCGCCAACTGGTTCGAGCGCGAAGTGTTCGACATGTTCGGCATCCTGTTTTCGGGCCATCCCGACCTGCGCCGCATTCTGACCGATTACGGTTTCCGCGGTTTTCCGCTGCGGAAGGATTTCCCGACCACCGGCTATACCGAAGTGCGCTACGACGAGGCGCAGAAGCGTGTGGTCTACGAGCCGGTCAAGCTGGTGCAGGAATACCGTCAGTTCGATTTCATGAGCCCGTGGGAAGGGGCCGAATACATCCTTCCCGGCGACGAGAAGAAGGCCTGAGCGGTGACTGCGGAACCGACATTCCTGTTTTGCGTAGGGGCGACGAAGGCGGGCACGTCCTGGCTTTACCGTTACCTTGCGCGGCATCCGGAGTGTCATTTGCGGAGCATCAAGGAATTGCATTACTTCGACATGCTCGAAAGCGGCAATTACGCGCGGCATCGTGACCGCGAGGCGCGGCGTCTGGCCGCGTTGCGCGACGAGGCGGCATCTGGCGCGCCGATGGGGCCGTTTCGGGCGCGGATGCTGCGCGACACCGAAGAGTGGTGTTCGGTGATCGGGCATGAGGGCGAGAACCTGGACGCCTACCGCACCTATCTGGCCGGGGAGCGCGGGGTGCGGCATCTGGTGGGCGACATTACGCCGGCCTATGCGCTGTTGCCTGTTGCGCGGCTGGCGCAGATGGCGCGGATGGCGGGCGATGTGCGCTTTGTCTATCTGCTGCGCGATCCGGTGTCGCGGCTTTGGTCGCAGGCGCGGATGGTGGCTTACCGCAAGGCGCGGTCGCTGGCCGAGTTTCCGGCCCGTGCCGCCGAGGTGATGGGTGCGATGATCGACGGGGTGCGCGAAGGGCGTAACGACCGCGAGGATTATATCGGAGCGATTGGCCGCCTGCGCGAGTCGGTGGCCGCGTCGCGGTTGTTCGTGCAGTTGCAGGACGAGATGATGGGCGTGCCCGGTCTGGCGCGGCTGTGCGGGTTTCTGGGCATCGCGGCGGTGCCTGCCGATTTCGACAAGCGGGTGCATGAAGGTACGCCGCTTGCTTTGGACGAAGGGTTGCGGGCCCGCGCGCAGGCAGCACTTCGTCCGCAATACGACTTTGTCGCCACGCTGTTTCCGGAGCTTCCGGACAGCTGGCGCAGGAACATGATCGGGGTTCACGGATGATGGATGGTAGCTTCGACGACGCGTTGACGGGCGAGCAGAAGATCCGCAACTTCAACATCAACTTCGGCCCGCAGCACCCTGCGGCGCACGGGGTTTTGCGTCTGGTGCTGGAGCTGGACGGCGAGATCGTGGAACGCTGCGATCCGCATATCGGCCTGCTGCATCGCGGGACCGAAAAGCTGATGGAAAGCCGGACCTACCTGCAGAACCTGCCCTATTTCGACCGGCTGGATTATGTCGCGCCGATGAATCAGGAACATGCCTGGTGTCTGGCGATCGAAAAGCTGACCAACACCGCCGTGCCCCGTCGGGCGAGCCTGATCCGTGTGCTTTATTCGGAAATCAGCCGCATCCTGAACCATTTGCTTAACGTGACGACGCAGGCGATGGACGTGGGCGCCTTGACGCCTCCGCTTTGGGGGTTCGAGGAACGCGAGAAGCTGATGGTGTTTTATGAGCGGGCTTCCGGGTCGCGGCTGCATGCAGCCTATTTCCGGCCCGGTGGCGTGCATCAGGACCTGACCGCATCGCTGATCGACGATATCGACGCATGGGCGGACCATTTCCCCAAGGTGTTGGACGATATCGACACGCTGTTGACCGAAAACCGCATCTTCAAGCAGCGCAATGCCGATATCGGTGTGGTGACGGAAGATGACATCCAGAAATGGGGGTTTTCGGGCGTGATGGTGCGCGGGTCGGGCTTTGCCTGGGATCTGCGGCGCAGCCAGCCTTATGAATGTTACGACGAGTTCGATTTCAAGATTCCGGTCGGCAAGAACGGCGATTGCTATGATCGCTACCTGTGCCGCATGGCCGAAATGCGCGAGTCGACGCGGATCGTGCAGCAGGCGATTGCCAAGCTGCGCGTGGAAAAGGGCGACGTACTGGCGCGCGGCAAGATCACGCCGCCCAAGCGCGGCGAGATGAAGACATCGATGGAAGCGCTGATCCATCACTTCAAGCTTTATACCGAGGGCTTCCACGTTCCGGCAGGCGAGGTTTACGCCTCGGTCGAAGCGCCCAAGGGCGAGTTCGGCGTGTATCTGGTGGCGGACGGGTCGAACAAACCCTACCGCGCCAAGATCCGCGCGCCGGGTTTCCTGCATCTGCAAGCCATGGATTACATCTGCAAGGGGCATCAGCTTGCTGACGTCTCTGCCATCATCGGCACGATGGATGTCGTGTTCGGGGAGATCGACCGCTAATGCTACGCCGCCTTCATCCCGTCCAGCCGGACAGCTTTGCCTTTACCGCTGCCAACCTTGCGTGGGCGCAGGGCCAGATTTCGAAATACCCCGAGGGGCGTCAGGCATCGGCCATCATTCCGCTTTTGTGGCGGGCGCAAGAGCAAGAGGGCTGGCTGTCGCGCAAGGCGATTGAAACCGTGGCCGATATGCTTGGCATGGCCTATATCCGGGCGCTGGAAGTGGCGACCTTCTACTTCATGTTCCAGC
Protein-coding sequences here:
- a CDS encoding NADH-quinone oxidoreductase subunit D; this encodes MDGSFDDALTGEQKIRNFNINFGPQHPAAHGVLRLVLELDGEIVERCDPHIGLLHRGTEKLMESRTYLQNLPYFDRLDYVAPMNQEHAWCLAIEKLTNTAVPRRASLIRVLYSEISRILNHLLNVTTQAMDVGALTPPLWGFEEREKLMVFYERASGSRLHAAYFRPGGVHQDLTASLIDDIDAWADHFPKVLDDIDTLLTENRIFKQRNADIGVVTEDDIQKWGFSGVMVRGSGFAWDLRRSQPYECYDEFDFKIPVGKNGDCYDRYLCRMAEMRESTRIVQQAIAKLRVEKGDVLARGKITPPKRGEMKTSMEALIHHFKLYTEGFHVPAGEVYASVEAPKGEFGVYLVADGSNKPYRAKIRAPGFLHLQAMDYICKGHQLADVSAIIGTMDVVFGEIDR
- a CDS encoding NADH-quinone oxidoreductase subunit C, giving the protein MSEALQELAAHLTQKHPDAVLASVVAFGELTVDVLPSRLVAFVEFLRSDSACRFSSLVDITAVDYPEREKRFDVVYHFLSMYQNHRIRLRLAIGEADMVPSLIEVHPSANWFEREVFDMFGILFSGHPDLRRILTDYGFRGFPLRKDFPTTGYTEVRYDEAQKRVVYEPVKLVQEYRQFDFMSPWEGAEYILPGDEKKA
- a CDS encoding sulfotransferase, with product MTAEPTFLFCVGATKAGTSWLYRYLARHPECHLRSIKELHYFDMLESGNYARHRDREARRLAALRDEAASGAPMGPFRARMLRDTEEWCSVIGHEGENLDAYRTYLAGERGVRHLVGDITPAYALLPVARLAQMARMAGDVRFVYLLRDPVSRLWSQARMVAYRKARSLAEFPARAAEVMGAMIDGVREGRNDREDYIGAIGRLRESVAASRLFVQLQDEMMGVPGLARLCGFLGIAAVPADFDKRVHEGTPLALDEGLRARAQAALRPQYDFVATLFPELPDSWRRNMIGVHG
- a CDS encoding NuoB/complex I 20 kDa subunit family protein, coding for MGVSTSVNTAGGDPEVATQALNRELQDKGFILTSTEDIINWARIGSLHWMTFGLACCAVEMMHTSMPRYDLERFGVAPRASPRQSDLMIVAGTLTNKMAPALRKVYDQMPEPRYVISMGSCANGGGYYHYSYSVVRGCDRIVPVDIYVPGCPPTAEALLYGILQLQRKIRRTGTITR